A genomic window from Arthrobacter globiformis includes:
- a CDS encoding lysophospholipid acyltransferase family protein, with amino-acid sequence MELFDGVRWTTRTLISGTCRPTVIGLENVPKDGPFIVAPNHLSFLDSVIVQALMPRPVAFFAKAEYFTTKGIKGRVMKSFFEAVGSIPVERGEQAASVQALKTLLDILEDGRGIGIYPEGTRSRDGILYRGRTGVGWLALTTGAPVIPVGLIGTEKLQPAGRNAVKPQHFTMKVGEPIYFDKTGPDHSLPARRQVTDRIMDAIAELSGQERSTSYNQSKVIE; translated from the coding sequence CTGCCGGCCGACCGTCATCGGGCTGGAGAACGTGCCCAAGGACGGTCCCTTCATTGTGGCGCCCAACCACCTCTCCTTTCTGGACAGCGTGATTGTCCAGGCGCTCATGCCGCGTCCCGTGGCTTTCTTTGCCAAGGCGGAGTACTTCACCACCAAAGGCATCAAAGGCCGCGTGATGAAGTCCTTCTTCGAGGCAGTCGGCTCCATCCCGGTCGAACGCGGGGAACAGGCCGCAAGCGTGCAGGCCCTTAAGACACTCCTGGACATCCTCGAGGACGGCAGGGGCATCGGCATCTACCCCGAGGGCACCCGTTCCCGTGACGGAATCCTCTACCGGGGCCGGACCGGCGTCGGCTGGCTGGCCCTCACCACCGGCGCGCCGGTGATCCCGGTGGGACTTATTGGTACCGAGAAGCTGCAGCCCGCTGGCCGCAATGCAGTCAAGCCCCAGCACTTCACCATGAAGGTGGGGGAGCCGATCTACTTCGACAAGACCGGGCCGGACCATTCCCTCCCCGCCCGGCGCCAGGTGACCGACCGGATCATGGACGCTATTGCCGAGCTCAGCGGCCAGGAGCGCTCCACGAGCTACAACCAGAGCAAGGTCATCGAGTAG